CTCCTCTCCCAGACTTCTCCCTTTGGGAGCAGAGCCTGAATCTGCGTGGGgttccaccccagcctctccagcaGCAGCTGCCGCCAGGGGGCTCTTCCCAGTCCCTGTGAGCAATGTGGATGGCGATGGTGCCGTTCCTGTGGCGGCTCACTTGGGTCCCCAATGAGTCTCCAGAGTCATGACCCCATTTAAGACCAAGCCAGCATAAGGCTGCCAGGAGAGGCAGGAGAACTCCATCTCCCCGGAGATCCCTGGGCCTCACGTGGCCTGTGGGAACCCAAAAGTGTGAATGTCAATCAGCATCATGCATCAGCCCTCCGTGTTCATGGTCTGTGGGCTGACCtctccccccaatgtcccctgggGCCCTGGAACCCCACTGACAGAGATGGTGGGAGAGCAGAGAGTGTTGGCTCCTTCTTCCTATCCCCACTCACTCAGCTGCCAGGCCTCATGGAAAGGGCTGGTGATGCAGATGCCTCGTCCATCAGATGGAGTCTTTGGGGAGCTCAAGGAAGAAGGTGGAGACAAGTAAGGAGAGGCACTCAGGACAGGGTGTGGTCAGTTCCACAAAGGAGGTCACTGAGGCCAGGGGAGCgcaaaggagggagaaagggcgctTTGGCTTCACACCGGGTGAGTGGGTTCTAGTCCTCTCCCAGCGCAGACCCTCCTGGGCTTTccttctgcccacccccacccaccctaaCACTGTCAGCTCCCTCCTCTTTTCACCCCAAGGTGCTGCAGTCCCCATGCACCCCGGTCCCTCTTCCAGGGCTTCTGGTTGCAAATCCTTGGGCTCCAACCATAGCTGGAGCCTGGGACACCACCGTGTGAGCTCAGATCATCCTGCCAGGTGACTCCCTCGGACCCCTTGGGTGccaccctcctccatcccctggcTGCACCACTGCTATCTGCTGTCAGCAGACACTCCTGGCCCCCACCTGAGTCTACAGAAGGACTAACGAGCAGGAAGAATTGGCACCAGTACCCACACACCAACCCACTTCGAGGACCTGGGATGGGCATGATCCAAGAATCCTAGAATTCAATCCTCAAATAACGGGGGTAGGGGCAGTGCCACTGTCACCGCAGTCTACAGTGGAGAAGGTGGCACAGAAGGATGACTATTTGGCCCACTATCATGGGAGCCCTGACTGCATCACCCACTGTCCTTGCCTTTTACCTGGGGAAGGGGGACCTAGTACCTGGCGGAGCTCAGATTCCATGGGGCTGAGTACCTGGCCCGGAACAGGACAGTCACAACTGTTGGCTATACATCATCATCATAGGGCCCGAGCTTCAGTACCGCACTCCACATGAGACACCCCCCACTCTGGTTgactctcccctcctttcttaaAGGACATAAACACCACTCCAGCTATTATGTCCTCGTGTTTATGAAAACATACCCACTCTCAAAGACGAAGTCCAGGGGACAAAAGCTGCCTCCTGTTCACTCCCTTCCCAACCCAGTGTCCTGCCAGTGCCTGTGCACAGCTCCTCTCCTCTgcattccctccctctctctggctgGGGTGCCTTTCCCTGTGAGGACAGAGGCTCAATGAATGTTTAGGGTGTACATGAACCAGtgagaaggttttttttttcactgtttatttttctacattcttGAATAAGCTAAGAAaatccaggtgtgtgtgtgtgtgtgtatgatacaAGAACtcaaaaattaactattttatcTGTTTTACAGCTAAGTtctttcacattaaaaatatactattcCAATTCCATGTTATCTTGTTACAGACTACAAATAAAATGACAGATTTATaattagttttacaaaatagtaaAGCTCTTTCTCTTTAGTTAAATAACAATAAACATGTGACCTGTGTCATCTGTAAACTTGGGTTCTTAAGCTAATAAACATTCTActtaaagtaacattttaaaataccaaaaataaaagaagatacaTTTCTAAGTCACCCCAATGGAACAGAGACACAAAGATGTCATTCACTATGATTCCCTCATCCCCAGTCAGGCCCTGCACTAAGTGCTTAGATCACGACTGCCCCCCTAAAACACAAAGTAAAGAAATCTGCCCTGGATTTCACTCAGGGCAGAAGAAGCTACTGGACATGGCAGAAGAGCTTGCACTGGCCATGGCAGTAGTATCATCTGTGGTGCTAACTCTGGCCTGggctctctgttcctcctctCTCAAAACCTCCTGATACCAGTGTATGTAGTACCTGGGGTCATTCCCACTGACCTGGGACAAAAACTCCAGGACTTTCAACTTGGTGGTCTCAGCATGGGCCCTGGGACCCCACAGGAACTCGTACCGTGCAGGATTGCTGTTGGGCACCTGCCGGTACTCCAGGTACTGTTCCTGCACCCAAACTCTGGTGaggagctccctgggctccccatagATGCTATGCTCCATCCCCACATGCACCCCCATGGCATTCAGTGCTTCCCATATCCTCTCTTCGGGGACACAATCATCCTCCAAGACGATTATACTAAGGATGAGTATCAGCAGGCCAGTCTTGGGCATACTGTGCTCATCGCTGACCATCCCATCATAGGTGAGGCCCAGGTTGGTGACTAGGACATAGGTGTGGCTGGTGGGGTCCACTTCCTTCACATCAATGCCATAAACCAGCTGCATGCACTCAGAGGCCTCCCTAAAGATTACAGCAAAGTGGTCCTGGTGCTCTCTGATGATGCTACTCAGCATTTCTGCCCTTGTGGTCAGCTCCTTTGTGCGATACTTCAGGAGCAGGAACCCCACCAGATCAGCTACCTTATCATTAATCACACATCTGGGCAAGGGCTCTGGGCCTGGCAAGGCCCAGGAGGTACTCAGACCCTCCCATTCTTCGCTGCTGGATTGGCTCAAGGGAGCAGCAGCGGCAAGGGCAGTAGGGGAGGTATAGGCACTTGGAGAGCTCAGGGGAGGACTTggtgccccagcagcagcaggaacctcctcctccttctctccctcataTGCGGCGCTTGGGTTACTAGAAAGCAGAGGATagcaagaggaagaggaagaggagaaagaggaagaggaaggaaaagaggaggagcaggtggaggaggaggaggaagaatccTCTTCCACAACCTTGGGAATCTCAAGTGAGTAGCGTCGACGCTTTGGAACTCGAGGCATGATGACTCCTGTCAGGCAGCCACAGGGGTGCGGGCAGGAGGTGCGCAATGAGGACTCACaggcctgggggagagaggaagggtaagtGGCCTCAGCTGAGTACACCCTTGGCCACTGTGAGGAAGTGGGACTACAGGTCTCCTCTTTAGGGGTGCTCTTGGGCCTCACTGGGGTCTCTCCTCCTGGGTGGCCTGTACCCTAAGATCCTGAATGAGGAAGTCAGATGGCTCTTTGGGGTACAGTCGGCATAGGCCAGGGTTCTGTggctggcagtggggtggggtCGGGTACTGAGGGAGTTCTCATCGATTCTGGCATGGGGGAGACCCTAGGGACACATTCTAGGTCAGGGCAGGCACCTCACCTTGACTGCTGGCACTTCCTGGACCTCCTCTGCTCTGTGACCTGTGTTTTGTGCCTCAGACCTAGGCCTTTATCTCCTGGTTCCTGGAGTCCCTGGAAGAGGAAACGAGGAAACACCTCAGCGTGCAGGTGGCATGCACAGCCATGGGCCTCCAGTGCTGACAACAGGGAGGCCGGGATGCTGTGAGGTCCCCACTGTTCTGGGCTGGATGGTCTCCTGCGTCCTCCCTCGGcgtcctctcctttcccctggcAGGGCCTGGAACCTCCCCTTGCTGGACCTGAGGCAAAACTCTCAGAACAAGGCTACATACCCCTGAAACTGAACAGAAGAAAGTGAGGGGGCCCCGCAGCAGACCACACCTGCCCAGAACCTCCCACGGGATACAGTATGACATGGCCAAACTCTGTGGGGTCTATCTGTCCTGGGACGGGGAGCCCCTCAGTCCTAACTGTGACATCTGACAGGGTCTTGGATAACTTCCTGTGCTGACCGGAGGCCACTTACCTTCAGACTGAAATGCTCACCTTCCTGAGTCACTGGTGGAGGACGTGAGGGACAGCACGGCTAGCCACCACGTTCCACTTTCTCTCATGGCTGACAGAAGTGGCAAAGTAGGGCTGGGACTCCCCCTGTTGTGATGTGAGGGGTTCCCTCAGTCCTCAGCTGAACCTTGAAAAGAGACAGCAAGACTcgggagcaggggaggagcatTAGGGTTCCTTCTGTCTTTCCTCAGATTGCTCACCTGCAAAGAGGTCAGGGTCCgggccacctccccctcctcctttgcTGACCTGCATGTGCTCCCCTCAGTCCAGGTCTCTCACCTACctgaggccccctccccccccccagccacatCAGAGTGCTCTCGGTTGgacagccctgcctggtgtgTCAGAGCTGAAAGTGGAAGTGGGGTGCATGTCTGTGAGGCCCACATTTGTTCTGGAGGACaattccccctccttcctcccgcaTGGTCAATAGCTTGGCCACTTGCAGTGCCCGAGTGTCCTGGCTCTGCTGTCCATAGGCCTCACCCTTTGTGTAAGGCCAGACCTCTTTCATCTTCCTGAGAGCAAAGGGCGCGGGAGAAGCCATGGGAAAGCGATTCCAGAAATCCCAGGGCTGAGAGCAGGTGCGGGCTTCTGTGGGGTTCCCACTGTGGTGGGATCCAAGGTTCCCTCAGTTCTCCCTTAGGATCCTCCCTTGACTCTGGCAggtgctggccccaccctctgctgaTGTGAGGTCCTGCTCTTTATACCCAAGCCCCAGACTGTCAGACCCAGATGCACCAATGAGGAAATGCCCCCTAGGATCATCCTCCACGAGGCCTGCCGGATGGACTATGGAGGGCCCTGGGCCCACCCTCTGCCGTTCTCAAGTATTGTTCCCGGTACCGACCCGGTTGTGCAAGTCAGCGCATGCTGTGTGTGGTCATCCTCCAGCGGGATCCCAGCACTGACTCTGGTTTGGTTTCCAGGGTCCCTGCGTCCTCCCTCAGGGTCCTCACCTTGGCTATGGCAGGTCCCTGGCCCACCATCTGCCGAGATGGGGTCCTCCTCCCTGTACAGAACCCCCAGAGTCTCTGAGAGCAGGACTGACTCTGGTCTAGCTTCCAGGGTCCCTGGCCCACCATCTGCCGAGATGGGGTCCTCCTCCCTGTACAGAACCCCCAGAGTCTCTGAGAGCAGGACTGACTCTGGTCTAGCTTCCAGGGTCCCTGGCCCACCATCTGCCGAGATGGGGTCCTCCTCCCTGCACGGTACCCCCAGAGTCTCTGAGACCAAGACTGACTCTGGTCTAGCTTCCAGGGTCCCTGGCCCACCATCTGCCGAGATGGGGTCCTCCTCCCTGTACCAAACCCCCAGAGTCTATGAGACCAGGACTGGaagcagaagggaggaagggggtgtggtcaTCCTCACACCTGGCCCCCATCTGCTCTGGCAGGCGCCGGCCCCGCCCTGTGCTGTCCGGGGTCCTCATCCTCACAGCCACCCCCAGAGACTCTCAGACCCGCCTGCGGAGGTCAAGTAATGTCCCACGTGTGCCCCTGCCGAGTCCTGCGGGCTGGCTCTGTGGGGGTCTGGGGTCCTCCCATCCCCTACTGCGAGCTGACCGGGACTCTGGGAAGCTGCTCTGCCCTCCATGCGGAGGAGAGGCCCAGCTCCTTACCAccgccccttcccagcccccgcTGTGCAGTCGGGGCACCCCGCATGGCCACCCGCCACGGGGCCCCTCACAGAGGACAGCAGGGGCACCTGTGCGGTTTCCTGCTGCGGTGTGCTGGGACCCGGGGGCTCACTGGGACTCCCGCAGGGCGCGGCCTACTGCTGTGGGCTTCACCCCCTGCGGGCCCGGGGCTGGCTCTGCTCCTGACGGCAGGGTCCCTGGGTCCAGCCCCGTCTGAGGGACCCGGGTGGCCTCGGGGCCTCCTCCCACGCAGCCGCCCACCACGTGGACCCTGGAGGCCCTGGGCCTGCCTGGGCCCTGTGGAGGGACGCGCCTCGCCCCTCACCCCCGAGTCCCCAGACCTGGCTGCGCCAACCACGACCTGCCGCGTGTGGCCACCCCCAGGGGCCTCCCGGGACGGAAACCGTtgtcccagggcctggggtcCCTCGCCCTCCCGGGCACCCTCACCTGGACTCCGGCGGGTCCCGGGCCACCCTCGGATTGTGAGCGCGCTCAGGATCTCCTGGGCATCCCCAGGGTCTCAGAGACCCGGATGCGGAAGTGAGGAACGTGCTGGGGCAAGGTCTCTGAGACCCGGATGAGGCGTGTGTGgtccccctcccagaggcccttcCATGTTGAgcctgtggtgggggcagggtctCTTCCTCCCCCGCTGCTCACCCTGACTCTAGGAAGCTTCTGCCCCCCTCTGCTAACCAGAAGCCCTGCTCTTGATGGGTGTCCCCGCCTCAGGCCCGTCCTGGAAGGCAGGTGGACCCGAACAGAACTGGAGCTTCTGCTGCCTGCCTCAAGGACAGCCAAAAGCAGGGGGTGGGTGCTGCCCAGAAAGGAAAGGATTGATTCCCGAGTCACCTGACCTGGGCCAATGGTGGACTCCTGTCCCAAAGACCACTGTCCTCCTCCTACCTAAGCCCGCCTTTCTTGTTGTTGTCTTCATTGCCAACCGTGTTACAGAGGTCCCCTATTCCTCATGGACCCCTTCCAGCCGgaaccagcccctgccccaggcctccactacactattgcctgtgtccatgggttatgcacccaagttctttctatgtctcaggatctattttcttcatcactTAATTTGCTCTTTGgaccccacatatgagtgagatcctgtgacaCTTGCctttctggcttattttgcttagcataatagcctctgggtccctccatgatgtctcaaagggcaacagagccttcttttttactgctgtatagtgttccatggtatagatgtaccacagcttttttacccactcatctgctgatgggcacttaggctgtttccacatcttagctattgtaaattgtgctgctaccaCTATACGGGTGcgtatattcttcctgattggtgtttcgggttccttgggatatatttccagaagtgggattactgggtcaagtgggagttctatttttaattttttgaggaaactccatactgttttccacagtggctgcacaagtctgcattcctaccagcagtgtccTAGGGCTCccgtttttccacatccttgccagcacttgtcatttgttgattggttgatggtagctatcctaacaggtgtgaggtgttacctcattgtcattttaatctgCACCTCTCCAATGATCAGGGACTTTGAGTATTTTATCATGTGTCttttagccatctgtatgtccactttggagaagtctctaattagtcctttgcccattttaaaattgtatgagttcctcatATATTTTTGGTTGTTAACCCTTTACCTGATGAacatattggcaaatatgttcttccatacatgagctcccttttcattttgttgatgttgtcttttgctgtgcacaagctttgtattttgatatagtcccatttgtttattttctcttgtgtttcCCTTATCCTAGGTCTTAGCAGATGCATTGGCGAACATATTGctaagagagatgtctgagattttgctgcctttggtttcttctaggatttttatggtttcacaactgatgcttaagcctttaatccattttgagtttattcttgtgtatgatgcaAGTTGGTGGTCGAgcttcattgttttgcatgtgccTGGCCAACTTTCCCAACCGTGTTTATTGAAGAGcatgtcttgattccattgtatccTCTtgtatcctttgtcaaatattaattgaatgtaatgtcttgggttgatttttggcatctctgttttgttgcattgatctatatgcctgttcttctgccagtaccaagctgttttgattacagtggttttgcagtataacttgatatctgacaGTGTGatcactccaactttgttctttctcaagatggctctggctattcagggtcttttttgctTCCATGTAAACTTTTAGagcatttgttctagatctgtaaatatgccattggtattttaatagggtttGCAtctaatctatagattgctttgggtggtatggacattttaatgatattaattctagcaatccatgaacacggtatattcttccacttctgTATATCACcccctatctcttttttcaatgtcctgtagttttctgagtacaagtcttttatctcctcggttaactttattcctcagtatcttattttttttgtttcaatggtaagtgggatttttttcttttagtttagtttctctttctgagagttcattgttggtgtgtAAAGCTGCCATCTagttctgggtattaattttgtatcctgctacattgctaaagTCATTTATTAAGCCCAGTAGTTGGTTGGTGGAGTCCTAGGGTTTTCTAGGTagaatatcatgtcgtctgcaaataatgacaattttacttcttcctttcccatttggatgcctgttgtttcttcctcttgtctgactgctgtggctgagacttccagtactatttataataataaaaatgtaatatgctaattaggccagacccCTGAATGAACTTCTGGACTTCATTCCCGGCATCCTTCTGGAGGAAGCCACTgtggcgggggctggggcagaggcagttacaggtgatcaggctggtaggcgagcagttatgggcaatgaggcagggaggcagagtcattaggggcgatcaggtaggcaggcaagtggatAAGGgtcatgaggcaggcaggcagagatggttggtgcaattaggcaggcaggcgagtggttaggggagatcaggccatcatgtgagcagttaggtgcaatcaggcaggcagagggcaggtgagtggttaagaacCAGCAGCCCCAGATTGAAAGATGGATTCTcactgattgagttttggaagattatatattTCTGTGAATTTGTCCACTTAATCCACATTGTTCAGCTTATTGGCATAAAGATTttcacagtattttcttacaatcctttgtatttctgtggggtcaattATTACCTcacttcttttgtttctgattttacttatttgggtcttctctctgtttcttgaatGTGGTTaaaggttcatcagtcttgttgatattttcaaagaattaactcttggtttcattgatcgtttatatcatatttttcatctgtatgccattaatttctgctctgacttttatgtatttacttcctCCTACTTGCTcagagcttttcttgttgttgtctttctaatttttaagttgtatggttaaatattttattaaaatattttcttgttttttgatgtaGGTTTgtaagtgctatgaacttccctctcaggactacttttctgtgtcccatagattttgatttGTTGTATGTTACGtttcttttgtttccaggaaggttcttatttcttttttgatcttatTAGTAAGTcactcattgtttagtaacatgctatttagcctccatgtgtttgagtaTTTTTGAGCGTTTTTACTGtaactgatttctaatttcatgccattgatttaggagcacctaaataaagaaaatttaaaaaaaaacttatacaGGACTTTAAGGGAAAGATCAACAGCAATAAagtaatagtaggggactttaatagcCCACAAACTTCACTGGATAGATGctccagacaaaaaattaccaagaaaacagtgactctaaatggcAGACAGGTTCAGGTGAATTTAAACGACATTTACACAATATTTCACCCCCAAGctgcagaatatacgttcttctgaTGTTCACATGTGTTATTcgcaaagatagaccacatgttaagacacaaagcaagtctctacaagttcaagaagattaaaatcataacaagcatcttctccgataacaatggcatgaaattagaaaaagcTCC
The sequence above is a segment of the Myotis daubentonii chromosome X, mMyoDau2.1, whole genome shotgun sequence genome. Coding sequences within it:
- the LOC132223418 gene encoding melanoma-associated antigen 10-like, coding for MRTPDSTGRGRRLPEQMGAREEDPISADGGPGTLEARPESVLLSETLGVLYREEDPISADGGPGTLEARPESVLLSETLGVLYREEDPISADGGPGTCHSQALTHQAGLSNREHSDVAGGGEGASGVIMPRVPKRRRYSLEIPKVVEEDSSSSSSTCSSSFPSSSSFSSSSSSCYPLLSSNPSAAYEGEKEEEVPAAAGAPSPPLSSPSAYTSPTALAAAAPLSQSSSEEWEGLSTSWALPGPEPLPRCVINDKVADLVGFLLLKYRTKELTTRAEMLSSIIREHQDHFAVIFREASECMQLVYGIDVKEVDPTSHTYVLVTNLGLTYDGMVSDEHSMPKTGLLILILSIIVLEDDCVPEERIWEALNAMGVHVGMEHSIYGEPRELLTRVWVQEQYLEYRQVPNSNPARYEFLWGPRAHAETTKLKVLEFLSQVSGNDPRYYIHWYQEVLREEEQRAQARVSTTDDTTAMASASSSAMSSSFFCPE